Proteins from a single region of Prosthecodimorpha staleyi:
- a CDS encoding undecaprenyl-diphosphate phosphatase, whose amino-acid sequence MNLDRAVEALVFGAVEGLTEFLPVSSTGHLLLLGHVLGVDGEGASWKTFVVLIQLGAILAILLVYFRRLLGIALALPSDPGARRFVAGILIAFLPAAAIGAGLHKYIKEVLFESPVTICIALIVGGIILLAIDRMKLKPRYTDITAYPMSLYLKIGFCQCLAMIPGVSRSGSTIAGALLMGTDKRSAAEFSFFLAMPTMVGAFVYDLYKNKSVLDFADAQYIALGFAAAFVAGLIVVKLFLEIVSRRGFAPFAWWRIAVGTLGLIAVLAFPQGHLRKSAEIAPAYRSVPGMLAPAVNL is encoded by the coding sequence ATGAATCTTGATCGCGCCGTCGAAGCCCTCGTTTTCGGGGCCGTCGAGGGGTTGACCGAGTTCCTGCCGGTCTCTTCGACCGGCCATCTCCTGCTGCTCGGCCATGTTCTCGGGGTCGACGGGGAGGGGGCGTCCTGGAAGACCTTCGTGGTCCTGATCCAGCTCGGCGCTATCCTGGCCATCCTGCTGGTGTATTTCCGCCGGCTGCTCGGCATCGCGCTCGCCCTGCCGAGCGATCCGGGCGCGCGCCGCTTCGTCGCCGGCATCCTGATCGCCTTCCTGCCGGCCGCGGCGATCGGCGCCGGTCTGCACAAGTACATCAAGGAAGTTCTGTTCGAGAGCCCGGTGACGATCTGCATCGCGCTGATCGTCGGCGGCATCATCCTGCTCGCGATCGACCGCATGAAACTCAAGCCGCGCTATACCGACATCACCGCCTATCCGATGTCGCTCTACCTGAAGATCGGCTTCTGCCAGTGCCTGGCCATGATTCCCGGGGTGTCGCGCTCCGGCTCGACCATCGCGGGGGCGCTGCTGATGGGGACCGACAAGCGCTCGGCGGCGGAGTTCTCGTTCTTTCTGGCCATGCCGACCATGGTCGGCGCCTTCGTGTACGATCTCTACAAGAACAAGTCGGTGCTCGATTTTGCCGATGCGCAGTATATCGCGCTCGGCTTTGCGGCCGCCTTCGTGGCCGGCCTGATCGTCGTCAAGCTGTTCCTGGAGATCGTCTCGCGCCGCGGCTTCGCGCCTTTCGCGTGGTGGCGCATCGCCGTCGGTACGCTCGGCCTGATCGCCGTCCTGGCCTTCCCGCAGGGCCATCTGCGCAAGTCGGCCGAGATCGCGCCGGCCTACCGGAGCGTGCCCGGCATGCTGGCTCCGGCCGTCAATCTCTGA
- a CDS encoding complex I NDUFA9 subunit family protein — MTAPLNGKLATVFGGSGFLGRYVVRALAQRGWRVRAAVRRPDLAGHLQPYGVVGQIQAVQANIRPEYRWSVERAVEGADAVVNLVGILAESGRQTFAAVQANGARVVAEATAKAGIDTLVQLSAIGADPASAADYGRSKAAGEASVRERVPGAIVMRPSIVFGPEDQFFNRFAAIARLSPVLPLIGGGETKFQPVYVGDVAEAVARAVEGRATPGTVYELGGPEVKSFKECMELMLETIGRRRILAPVPWGLAHVQARILQALPGALLTVDQVEMLKHDNVVSAEAIAQGRTLAGLGIEPKALAAVLAGYLWPYRVHGQFTKSRAA, encoded by the coding sequence ATGACCGCACCGCTCAACGGAAAACTCGCCACCGTCTTCGGCGGCTCCGGCTTCCTCGGCCGCTATGTCGTCCGCGCCCTGGCGCAACGAGGCTGGCGCGTGCGCGCGGCGGTCCGCCGGCCCGATCTCGCCGGCCACCTGCAGCCCTACGGCGTCGTCGGCCAGATCCAGGCCGTGCAGGCCAATATCCGTCCGGAATACCGCTGGTCGGTGGAGCGCGCCGTCGAGGGCGCCGATGCGGTCGTCAACCTGGTCGGCATCCTGGCCGAGTCGGGTCGCCAGACCTTCGCGGCCGTCCAGGCCAACGGCGCCCGCGTGGTTGCCGAGGCCACCGCCAAGGCCGGCATCGACACCCTGGTGCAGCTGTCCGCCATCGGCGCCGACCCGGCCAGCGCGGCCGACTACGGCCGCAGCAAGGCCGCCGGCGAAGCCTCGGTGCGCGAGCGGGTTCCCGGCGCGATCGTGATGCGGCCGTCGATCGTCTTCGGCCCCGAGGACCAGTTCTTCAACCGCTTCGCCGCGATCGCCCGTCTCTCCCCCGTTCTGCCGCTGATCGGCGGCGGCGAAACGAAGTTCCAGCCGGTCTATGTCGGCGATGTCGCCGAAGCGGTGGCGCGCGCCGTCGAGGGCCGCGCGACACCCGGGACCGTCTACGAACTGGGCGGCCCGGAGGTGAAGAGCTTCAAGGAATGCATGGAACTCATGCTTGAGACGATCGGCCGCCGCCGCATCCTGGCGCCGGTGCCGTGGGGCCTCGCCCATGTCCAGGCGCGCATCCTGCAGGCGCTGCCGGGCGCGCTTCTGACCGTCGACCAGGTCGAGATGCTGAAGCACGACAACGTCGTTTCGGCAGAGGCGATCGCGCAAGGCCGCACCCTCGCCGGGCTCGGCATCGAGCCGAAGGCGCTCGCCGCGGTGCTGGCCGGCTATCTGTGGCCCTATCGTGTGCACGGCCAGTTCACGAAGAGCCGCGCGGCCTGA
- a CDS encoding serine protease, protein MSNLRSVRSRRRGAAGLLFGLAASAATVVPAAAGDNWISRAISERDAAVLSRTDGPAATKEVETKIIGGTVAQSGKWPYIAALVQSSQPIDWNGQFCGASIIASQWILTAAHCVYDLTSAADVQVLVGTQTLSTTTTSNGTRYTVDAYTIHPNYDPDSQDYDVAVIHLASAIPSPSTLAMLTSAQSALADSGDNATVIGWGDTNASSATSYPTQLYQVTVPVVSQKKCRKSYGSDSITDRMLCAGEKKGGKDSCQGDSGGPLLVQDSNTQTWYQAGIVSWGNGCAKKKYPGVYTRVTTVESWVEGVMAADAIVTTDAARCRTVSASSKATCLADALRGANGRMAGFLKVLRAKAGTGKAAVDVSQSAWSASLTGLCRFAEQTGGSAGRQACIVEETERRVSALGAMTAALDK, encoded by the coding sequence ATGTCGAACCTGCGATCCGTTCGTTCCCGCCGGCGCGGAGCGGCCGGGCTCCTGTTCGGGCTCGCGGCCAGCGCCGCGACCGTGGTTCCGGCTGCCGCAGGCGACAACTGGATCAGCCGCGCCATTTCCGAGCGCGACGCGGCGGTGCTCAGCCGCACGGACGGACCGGCCGCGACCAAGGAAGTCGAGACGAAGATCATCGGCGGCACGGTCGCGCAATCCGGCAAGTGGCCGTATATCGCGGCGCTGGTGCAGTCCTCCCAGCCGATCGATTGGAACGGACAGTTCTGCGGCGCCAGCATCATCGCCTCGCAGTGGATCCTGACCGCGGCCCACTGCGTCTACGATCTGACCAGCGCGGCTGACGTGCAGGTCCTGGTCGGCACCCAGACCCTTTCGACCACCACGACCAGCAACGGCACCCGCTACACCGTCGACGCCTACACGATCCACCCGAACTACGATCCGGACAGCCAGGACTACGACGTGGCCGTCATCCATCTCGCTTCGGCGATCCCGAGCCCGTCGACCTTGGCCATGCTGACCAGCGCGCAATCCGCGCTCGCCGATTCCGGGGACAACGCCACCGTGATCGGCTGGGGCGACACCAACGCCAGCAGCGCGACCAGCTACCCGACCCAGCTCTACCAGGTCACGGTGCCGGTCGTGTCGCAGAAGAAGTGCCGGAAGTCCTACGGCTCGGATTCGATCACCGACCGCATGCTCTGCGCCGGCGAGAAGAAGGGCGGCAAGGACTCCTGCCAGGGCGATTCCGGCGGCCCGCTGCTGGTCCAGGATTCCAACACCCAGACTTGGTATCAGGCCGGCATCGTCAGCTGGGGCAACGGCTGCGCCAAGAAGAAGTATCCGGGCGTCTATACCCGGGTCACGACCGTGGAATCCTGGGTCGAGGGCGTGATGGCGGCCGACGCAATCGTCACCACCGACGCCGCCAGGTGCAGGACCGTATCCGCCTCGTCCAAGGCGACCTGCCTCGCCGACGCCCTGCGCGGCGCCAACGGCCGCATGGCCGGCTTCCTGAAGGTGCTGCGCGCGAAGGCCGGCACCGGCAAGGCGGCGGTGGATGTCAGCCAGTCGGCCTGGAGCGCCTCGCTGACCGGCCTGTGCCGCTTCGCCGAACAGACCGGCGGCAGCGCCGGACGCCAGGCCTGCATTGTCGAGGAGACCGAGCGACGCGTTTCGGCGCTGGGCGCCATGACGGCAGCCCTCGACAAGTAA
- a CDS encoding sulfotransferase translates to MVVGFPKTGTTTITRALSTAGWRTAHWRINEGFVGILIQANIEAGRPAFAGLERYDAVTQADVCLPGRGLNFWPNLDLTVLDTIRRDYPDCLFILNTRDPAKTIASMRGWGRLHRRIMLAEVPGLPKGCGRSDAELERWIQAHYAAVRLRFGVDPRFVEFDIEDPAARDILAAATGLDLVWWGRANRTNLARQSTGGTQGSSGGSGSRIARKGKTSGVGPNRRPAMLRWLKRLMKRNKTVR, encoded by the coding sequence ATGGTCGTTGGCTTTCCAAAAACCGGGACGACGACCATCACCCGTGCATTGTCGACGGCCGGCTGGCGCACGGCGCATTGGCGAATCAACGAGGGTTTCGTCGGCATTCTGATCCAGGCCAACATCGAGGCCGGCCGTCCGGCCTTTGCGGGTCTGGAACGCTACGACGCGGTGACGCAGGCGGATGTCTGCCTGCCCGGCCGAGGGCTCAATTTCTGGCCCAATCTCGACCTGACGGTGCTCGACACGATTCGCCGGGACTATCCCGACTGTCTCTTCATCTTGAACACGCGCGATCCGGCCAAGACCATCGCCAGCATGCGCGGCTGGGGGCGGTTGCATCGTCGGATCATGCTTGCCGAGGTCCCGGGACTGCCGAAAGGGTGTGGCCGGTCGGATGCGGAACTGGAGCGGTGGATCCAGGCCCATTATGCGGCCGTCCGGCTCCGCTTCGGCGTCGACCCCCGCTTCGTCGAGTTCGACATCGAGGATCCTGCGGCGCGCGACATTCTGGCGGCCGCCACGGGACTCGACCTGGTCTGGTGGGGTCGTGCCAACCGCACGAACCTGGCACGCCAATCCACCGGCGGAACGCAGGGATCGAGTGGCGGGTCCGGGTCGCGCATCGCCCGGAAGGGAAAGACCTCGGGCGTCGGACCGAACCGGCGGCCGGCCATGCTGCGCTGGTTGAAGCGTCTGATGAAGCGCAATAAGACGGTGCGGTAG
- a CDS encoding glycosyltransferase family 2 protein: MTDVTLVACAKNEGPYLLEWIAYHRRLGFKEIVVYDNGSTDGSAKFLAGLAALGVITFRRQPDRPRRGPQFYAYTDAVRCCRTEWVMFLDLDEYLVLERASTLPELLRRFDDEVSQVGFNWRVFGSSGRKDPGEGLIIERFLSASSPQQAVNGHLKSVTRCDRIALVNVHAPFLSEGIAVHPDETPVQFGKLHGISQEIRPAAGRVHHYAVKSETEFLGKIARGRGTIAAGQPQKKRGNPAQLFKSLDLNDFHCPDLLAVAPAVRADMAELAARLEAAEASPLFRLSRALRQRWSGIGQRLRVPTARIALKPGEQLRPSSEAAGTIARVGRKKAL; encoded by the coding sequence ATGACCGACGTCACCCTGGTGGCCTGCGCGAAGAACGAAGGCCCCTATCTGCTGGAGTGGATCGCCTATCACCGACGGCTCGGCTTCAAGGAGATCGTCGTCTACGACAACGGCAGCACCGACGGCAGCGCGAAGTTCCTGGCCGGGCTGGCAGCCCTTGGGGTGATCACCTTTCGCCGGCAGCCCGACCGGCCCCGTCGCGGCCCGCAATTTTATGCCTATACGGACGCCGTCCGCTGCTGCCGCACCGAATGGGTGATGTTTCTCGATCTCGACGAGTATCTCGTTCTCGAGCGCGCCAGCACCCTTCCCGAGCTTTTGCGCCGCTTCGACGACGAGGTCTCGCAGGTCGGATTCAATTGGCGTGTGTTCGGATCGTCCGGCCGGAAGGACCCCGGTGAGGGCCTGATCATAGAGCGCTTCCTGTCGGCCTCTTCGCCACAGCAAGCCGTCAACGGTCATCTCAAATCGGTGACGCGCTGCGATCGGATCGCGCTCGTCAACGTGCATGCCCCCTTCCTCAGCGAAGGCATCGCCGTCCATCCGGACGAGACGCCGGTGCAGTTCGGCAAGCTTCACGGAATTTCACAGGAGATCCGGCCCGCCGCCGGCCGGGTCCATCACTATGCGGTCAAATCGGAAACGGAGTTCCTGGGCAAGATCGCACGCGGCCGCGGCACCATCGCGGCGGGACAGCCGCAGAAAAAACGCGGCAATCCGGCCCAGTTGTTCAAGTCCCTCGACTTGAACGATTTCCATTGTCCGGACCTGCTCGCCGTCGCCCCCGCGGTCCGCGCCGACATGGCCGAACTGGCTGCGCGGCTCGAGGCAGCCGAAGCCTCGCCGCTATTCCGGCTGTCGCGGGCGTTGCGCCAGCGCTGGTCCGGCATCGGTCAGAGATTGCGGGTGCCGACGGCGCGGATCGCGTTGAAGCCCGGCGAGCAGTTGCGCCCATCGTCCGAGGCCGCCGGCACGATCGCGCGCGTCGGCCGCAAAAAGGCGCTCTGA
- a CDS encoding response regulator, whose amino-acid sequence MIEARSKLVLVLEDEPIVAMLIEDMLNELGWRQVTLVDDIKEALDVARASEIAFAILDINIDGIRSTVVSDDLRHRGIPFIVATGYGPGAIDDFGRDVPALQKPFIVQELQAAITRIMPSADV is encoded by the coding sequence ATGATAGAAGCAAGATCGAAACTGGTTCTCGTTCTGGAAGACGAGCCCATCGTGGCAATGTTGATTGAAGATATGCTCAACGAGCTCGGATGGCGTCAGGTCACTCTGGTGGACGACATCAAGGAAGCTCTTGACGTGGCGCGCGCGTCCGAGATTGCCTTTGCGATCCTGGACATCAATATCGACGGGATACGCAGCACCGTCGTTTCCGATGATCTGCGCCATCGCGGCATCCCGTTCATCGTTGCCACCGGCTATGGCCCGGGTGCCATCGACGATTTCGGACGCGATGTCCCCGCATTGCAGAAGCCGTTCATCGTTCAGGAACTGCAGGCCGCCATCACCCGGATCATGCCGTCGGCGGACGTCTGA
- a CDS encoding ribonuclease D — translation MTIRYHVGDLPDLSRYQGSVAIDTETMGLNPHRDRLCVVQLSPGDGTADVVKIRLGQTRAPNLEKLFADEGILKLFHYARFDLGVIYHTFGIMPAPVYCTKIASKLVRTYTDRHGLKDLTRELVGVELSKQQQSSDWGADDLTEAQLAYAASDVLHLHQLKARLDPLLAREGRTEIAEACFRFLPTRARLDLLGWIESDIFDHS, via the coding sequence ATGACCATCCGCTACCATGTCGGCGACTTGCCGGATCTGTCCCGCTACCAGGGCAGCGTCGCCATCGATACCGAGACCATGGGCCTCAACCCGCATCGCGATCGCTTGTGCGTGGTGCAGTTGTCGCCCGGCGACGGCACCGCCGATGTCGTCAAGATCCGGCTCGGCCAGACGCGGGCGCCGAACCTGGAAAAGCTCTTCGCCGACGAAGGCATCCTGAAGCTGTTCCACTATGCCCGGTTCGATCTCGGCGTCATCTACCACACTTTCGGCATCATGCCGGCGCCGGTCTATTGCACCAAGATCGCATCCAAGCTCGTGCGCACCTACACGGATCGGCACGGCCTCAAGGATCTGACCCGCGAACTGGTCGGGGTCGAACTGTCCAAGCAGCAGCAGAGCTCCGATTGGGGGGCTGACGATCTGACCGAGGCCCAGCTCGCCTATGCCGCCTCAGACGTGTTGCACCTGCATCAGCTCAAGGCCCGACTGGATCCGCTGCTGGCCCGCGAGGGCCGCACCGAGATTGCCGAGGCCTGTTTCCGGTTTTTGCCGACTAGAGCCCGTCTCGACCTGCTCGGCTGGATCGAATCGGATATTTTCGACCATTCATAA
- the lptC gene encoding LPS export ABC transporter periplasmic protein LptC, with protein MLKRPPRPSAETPPDAVRVATGRFAATTERRAARRHSTLVRLLKVVLPILALGVAGVVGLRVFLFSFAPDLKLPTVLFSRDGLTMVEPHLSGRSKDRAYEVTALRAVQNLTDTKKVRLEKVSARIELADRQWAKVAAEGGLYDGGQETLRLEQGLVVTTSNGYRAATDGADFDLKSGRIVSRGAVQVEGPAATIESEALEIADNGHSFLFTGRVRLNLRPAETDRSSPAAATRPNGSERLAGSDGASRSLPQ; from the coding sequence ATGCTGAAGCGTCCGCCCCGCCCCAGTGCCGAAACGCCGCCGGACGCCGTCCGGGTGGCAACGGGGCGGTTTGCGGCTACTACGGAACGGCGCGCAGCGCGCCGTCATTCGACGCTGGTCCGGCTGCTCAAGGTCGTGCTGCCGATCCTGGCCCTCGGCGTGGCCGGCGTGGTTGGACTGCGCGTGTTTCTGTTCAGCTTCGCCCCGGACCTGAAGCTGCCGACGGTGCTCTTCTCCCGCGACGGATTGACCATGGTGGAGCCTCATCTGAGTGGCCGGTCCAAGGACCGCGCCTATGAGGTGACGGCCCTGCGCGCGGTGCAGAATCTCACCGACACCAAGAAGGTGCGTCTGGAGAAGGTGAGCGCCCGAATCGAGCTTGCCGACCGTCAATGGGCCAAGGTCGCCGCCGAGGGCGGGCTCTATGATGGTGGGCAGGAGACCCTGCGTCTCGAACAGGGTCTGGTAGTGACCACGTCGAACGGCTATCGCGCGGCGACCGACGGCGCCGACTTCGATCTGAAGTCGGGCCGGATCGTCAGCCGCGGCGCGGTTCAGGTCGAGGGACCCGCCGCCACGATCGAGAGCGAAGCGCTTGAGATCGCCGACAACGGCCACAGCTTCCTGTTCACCGGCCGGGTCCGGTTGAACCTGCGGCCGGCCGAAACCGACCGCTCATCCCCCGCGGCAGCGACCCGGCCGAACGGCTCGGAGCGATTGGCCGGATCCGATGGCGCGTCGCGTTCCCTGCCCCAGTGA
- a CDS encoding LptA/OstA family protein → MPRVLTVLLALALAPAALPAADAFAQGSMSEAFKGFGANRKDPIQIEADSLEVRDKESVALFNGNVLVRQSQTVMKAARLKVFYDSKPGQEGGTGLPSNQQFRRLEADGRVIISQGDQTVTGEQGWFDMKSEEAMITGGVVLTQGKNVARGERLAIDMKTGQYRLDAAKGSGRVQLILEPAAAKGAGGKP, encoded by the coding sequence ATGCCCCGCGTTCTGACCGTTCTCCTCGCCCTCGCTCTTGCCCCCGCGGCCCTTCCGGCTGCCGATGCCTTCGCCCAAGGCTCGATGTCCGAGGCGTTCAAGGGTTTCGGCGCCAACCGCAAGGATCCGATCCAGATCGAGGCCGACAGCCTTGAAGTGCGCGACAAGGAATCGGTCGCGCTGTTCAACGGCAATGTCCTGGTGCGCCAAAGCCAGACGGTGATGAAGGCGGCGCGGCTCAAGGTCTTCTACGATTCAAAGCCCGGCCAGGAGGGCGGCACCGGCTTGCCGTCGAACCAGCAGTTCCGCCGGCTCGAAGCCGATGGGCGCGTGATCATATCGCAGGGCGATCAGACCGTGACCGGCGAACAGGGCTGGTTCGACATGAAGTCCGAGGAGGCGATGATCACCGGCGGTGTGGTGCTGACTCAGGGCAAGAACGTGGCGCGCGGCGAGCGCCTCGCGATCGATATGAAGACGGGCCAGTACCGGCTGGACGCGGCGAAGGGCTCGGGGCGCGTGCAACTGATCCTGGAGCCGGCTGCCGCCAAGGGCGCCGGCGGCAAGCCGTGA
- the lptB gene encoding LPS export ABC transporter ATP-binding protein gives MARPAGRSAGGHDQARDGVGAEGLIVAGVAKSYKRRQVVRDVSLIVHRGEAVGLLGPNGAGKTTVFYMITGLIRPDHGDIALDGYAITGLPMYRRARLGIGYLPQEASIFRGLTVEENILAVLEVVEPDRARRREQLDELLDEFRIDHLRKSPAIALSGGERRRCEIARALASRPSFMLLDEPFAGIDPIAVGEIQALVVHLTRRGIGVLITDHNVRETLGLIDHAYIIAAGSVLTEGRPREIVENPDVRRLYLGEQFSL, from the coding sequence ATGGCGAGGCCGGCCGGCCGCAGCGCGGGCGGACACGATCAGGCGCGCGACGGCGTCGGCGCCGAGGGGCTGATCGTGGCCGGTGTCGCCAAGAGCTACAAGCGGCGACAGGTCGTGCGCGACGTGAGTCTGATCGTCCACCGTGGCGAGGCGGTCGGACTGCTCGGGCCCAACGGTGCCGGGAAGACCACGGTCTTCTACATGATTACCGGTCTGATCCGCCCGGATCACGGCGACATCGCACTCGACGGCTATGCCATCACGGGCCTGCCGATGTATCGCCGGGCGCGGCTGGGCATCGGCTACCTGCCGCAGGAGGCCTCGATCTTTCGCGGTCTGACCGTCGAGGAAAACATTCTTGCCGTGCTGGAGGTGGTCGAGCCCGACCGCGCCCGGCGGCGCGAGCAACTCGACGAACTGCTCGATGAGTTCCGCATCGACCATCTGCGCAAGTCGCCCGCCATCGCCCTGTCGGGCGGCGAGAGGCGGCGCTGCGAGATCGCCCGGGCCCTGGCCAGCCGGCCCTCCTTCATGCTGCTCGACGAACCCTTCGCCGGCATCGATCCGATCGCAGTCGGCGAAATCCAGGCGCTGGTCGTGCATCTGACGCGGCGCGGCATCGGCGTCCTGATCACCGATCACAATGTCCGCGAAACGCTCGGCCTGATCGACCACGCCTATATCATTGCCGCCGGATCCGTTCTGACCGAAGGCCGTCCGCGCGAAATCGTCGAAAACCCCGATGTCCGCCGTCTTTACCTCGGCGAGCAATTCAGTCTTTGA
- the rpoN gene encoding RNA polymerase factor sigma-54 has product MALSAKLELRQSQSLVMTPQLMQAIKLLQLGSLDLVAYVEAELERNPLLDRDEGEERRADREAPDGGGAAEAGTAPEAPAGPDGPGSGDGEPSADWAEPSFETATAMSERLDTDMTNVFPDDAAGGERPLDPGLMVGDSWAGSGARSGPGGDDEYNLEAFVAAETSLADHLAEQLALAVTDPVRRLIGHYLIDAVDEAGYLRTDLDSVAEKLGCPVALVEEVLAVLQGFDPSGVCARDLRECLAIQLRERDRYDPAMRKLIENIELLARRDFAQLRKLCAVDDEDLVEMIGEIKALDPKPGNRFGSAPVQPVVPDVIVRAGPDGGWLIELNTETLPRVLVNQTYYATVAKGAKGEKDKQYLSDCLQSANWLVKSLDQRAKTIIKVASEIVRQQDAFLAYGVQHLRPLNLRMIADAIGMHESTVSRVTSNKYMATSRGIFEFKYFFTSSIASSEGGEAHSSESVRHRIKDMIDAEAPNDILSDDTIVKLLREAGIDIARRTVAKYREAMNIPSSVQRRREKSLG; this is encoded by the coding sequence ATGGCGCTTTCTGCGAAGCTGGAACTGAGACAGAGCCAGTCGCTGGTGATGACGCCGCAGTTGATGCAGGCGATCAAGCTGCTCCAGCTCGGCAGCCTCGATCTGGTCGCCTATGTGGAGGCCGAACTCGAACGCAATCCGCTGCTCGACCGCGACGAAGGCGAGGAACGCCGGGCCGATCGGGAGGCGCCCGACGGCGGCGGCGCAGCCGAGGCCGGGACGGCCCCGGAGGCTCCGGCCGGTCCCGACGGTCCGGGCTCCGGCGACGGCGAGCCGTCCGCCGACTGGGCCGAGCCGAGCTTCGAGACCGCCACGGCCATGTCGGAACGGCTCGATACCGACATGACCAATGTTTTTCCGGACGACGCCGCCGGCGGCGAGCGTCCGCTCGATCCGGGCCTGATGGTCGGCGACAGCTGGGCGGGCTCCGGCGCACGCTCGGGCCCGGGCGGCGACGACGAATACAATCTCGAGGCCTTCGTGGCGGCTGAGACCTCGCTCGCCGATCATCTCGCCGAGCAGCTGGCGCTGGCCGTCACCGATCCGGTCCGCCGCCTGATCGGCCACTACCTGATCGACGCGGTCGACGAGGCCGGCTACCTGCGCACCGATCTGGATTCGGTCGCCGAGAAGCTCGGCTGCCCGGTCGCGCTGGTCGAGGAGGTGCTCGCGGTCCTGCAGGGCTTCGATCCGTCCGGCGTCTGCGCGCGCGATCTCAGGGAATGCCTGGCCATCCAGCTGCGCGAGCGCGACCGCTACGACCCGGCCATGCGCAAGCTGATCGAGAATATCGAACTCTTGGCGCGGCGCGACTTCGCGCAGCTGCGCAAGCTGTGCGCCGTCGACGACGAGGACCTCGTCGAGATGATCGGCGAGATCAAGGCGCTCGATCCCAAGCCGGGCAACCGCTTCGGCAGCGCGCCCGTGCAGCCGGTCGTCCCGGACGTGATCGTGCGGGCCGGGCCGGACGGCGGCTGGCTGATCGAGCTCAACACCGAGACGCTGCCGCGGGTTCTTGTCAACCAGACCTACTACGCCACCGTCGCCAAGGGGGCGAAGGGCGAGAAGGACAAGCAGTATCTGTCCGATTGCCTGCAGAGCGCCAACTGGCTGGTCAAGAGCCTCGACCAGCGCGCCAAGACGATCATCAAGGTGGCGAGCGAGATCGTCCGTCAGCAGGATGCCTTCCTGGCCTACGGCGTCCAGCATCTGCGTCCGTTGAACCTGCGCATGATCGCCGATGCGATCGGCATGCACGAGTCCACGGTCAGCCGCGTGACGTCGAACAAGTACATGGCGACCAGCCGCGGCATCTTCGAGTTCAAATACTTCTTCACCTCGTCGATCGCCTCGTCCGAGGGCGGCGAGGCCCATTCGTCCGAGTCGGTCCGCCACCGCATCAAGGATATGATCGATGCCGAGGCGCCGAACGACATCCTGTCGGACGACACGATCGTGAAGCTCCTGCGCGAAGCCGGTATCGACATCGCCCGCAGGACGGTCGCCAAGTATCGCGAGGCGATGAACATCCCGTCCTCGGTCCAGCGTCGGCGCGAAAAATCGCTCGGCTGA
- the hpf gene encoding ribosome hibernation-promoting factor, HPF/YfiA family, protein MGLRVSGKNVDIGESLRTHVEGRIAETLGKYFNGTWNGHVTVEKDGHGFRTECALHLGTGVTLQSEGQAHEPYPSVDQAAERIAKQLRRYKRKLRDYNNGSARAEAVEGTYRVIEAIADEDEVPADYSPVVIAETTKTLKTLTVGSAVMELDLTHAPFVVFLNAGNGGLNVVYRRRDGNIGWIDPTLPATSA, encoded by the coding sequence ATGGGCTTGAGGGTTTCGGGCAAGAACGTCGACATCGGCGAATCTCTGCGCACCCATGTGGAGGGCCGGATCGCCGAGACCCTGGGCAAGTATTTCAACGGCACCTGGAACGGCCATGTCACGGTCGAGAAGGATGGCCACGGCTTCCGAACGGAATGCGCGCTCCATCTCGGCACCGGGGTGACGCTGCAGTCTGAGGGCCAGGCGCACGAGCCCTATCCGAGCGTCGACCAGGCGGCCGAGCGGATCGCCAAGCAGCTGCGCCGCTACAAGCGCAAACTGCGTGACTATAATAACGGCAGCGCTCGCGCCGAGGCGGTCGAGGGAACCTATCGCGTCATCGAGGCGATTGCCGACGAGGACGAGGTGCCGGCCGACTACAGCCCGGTCGTCATCGCCGAGACCACCAAGACTTTGAAGACCCTTACGGTCGGCAGCGCGGTCATGGAACTCGACCTGACCCATGCACCCTTCGTGGTATTCCTGAATGCCGGCAATGGCGGCCTGAACGTCGTCTATCGGCGCCGTGACGGAAATATCGGCTGGATCGATCCGACATTGCCTGCAACCTCGGCTTGA